One stretch of Streptococcus australis DNA includes these proteins:
- the trpX gene encoding tryptophan ABC transporter substrate-binding protein, giving the protein MKNKRLIGIIAGLAVLVVASLVYSSMNKPAAKVEQKVAKVGVLQFVSHPSLDLIYQGIQDGLAEEGYKDDQVKIDFMNSEGDQSKVATMSKQLVANGNDLVVGIATPAAQGLASATKDLPVIMAAVTDPIGANLVKDLKKPGGNITGVSDHNPAEQQVELIKALTPDVKTIGALYSSSEDNSKSQVEEFKAYAEKAGLKVETFAVPSTNEIASTVNVMTSKVDAIWVPIDNTIASAFPTVVSSNQTAKKPIYPSATAMVEAGGLASVVVDQHDLGVATGKMIAKVLKGEKPADTPVNVFSTGKSVINKKLAQELGITIPESVLKEAGQVIE; this is encoded by the coding sequence ATGAAAAATAAACGTTTGATTGGAATTATTGCTGGATTAGCAGTATTGGTAGTGGCTAGCTTGGTTTATTCATCCATGAACAAACCAGCAGCGAAGGTGGAGCAAAAGGTTGCTAAGGTTGGTGTTCTACAGTTCGTCAGCCACCCTTCTTTAGACTTGATCTATCAAGGAATTCAAGATGGACTTGCTGAAGAAGGATATAAGGACGACCAAGTAAAAATCGACTTTATGAACTCTGAAGGCGACCAGAGCAAGGTTGCAACCATGAGTAAACAATTGGTTGCAAACGGGAATGACCTTGTCGTTGGGATTGCAACACCAGCTGCTCAAGGACTTGCAAGTGCTACTAAAGACCTTCCCGTTATCATGGCGGCTGTAACAGATCCAATTGGTGCTAACTTGGTCAAAGATTTGAAAAAACCAGGTGGCAACATTACAGGAGTATCAGACCACAACCCAGCAGAACAACAAGTAGAACTCATTAAAGCTTTGACACCTGATGTTAAAACAATCGGAGCCCTCTACTCAAGTAGCGAAGATAACTCAAAATCACAAGTTGAAGAATTCAAGGCTTATGCTGAAAAAGCAGGTTTGAAAGTCGAAACCTTTGCCGTTCCATCAACCAACGAAATTGCTTCAACTGTTAATGTTATGACCAGCAAGGTCGACGCTATCTGGGTTCCAATTGACAACACCATCGCATCAGCTTTCCCAACAGTTGTATCAAGCAACCAAACAGCTAAAAAACCAATCTACCCAAGCGCAACTGCCATGGTGGAAGCAGGAGGTCTGGCATCTGTAGTAGTTGACCAACACGATCTTGGAGTGGCTACTGGTAAGATGATTGCTAAAGTTTTGAAAGGTGAAAAACCAGCTGATACTCCAGTCAATGTCTTTTCAACTGGTAAGTCGGTTATCAACAAAAAACTAGCGCAAGAACTTGGAATCACCATTCCTGAGTCTGTTCTAAAAGAAGCAGGGCAAGTGATTGAATAA
- the prsA gene encoding peptidylprolyl isomerase PrsA: MKKKLLAGAITLLSVATLAACSKSSEGADLISMKGDVVTEHQFYEQVKNNPTAQQVLLNMTIQKVFEKQYGSEVTDKEVADAVAEEQKKYGDSYNSVLQRAGMTPETRKAQIRTSKLVELAVKKAAESELTDEAYQKAFESYTPDVTAQIIRMDNEDKAKEVLEKAKAEGADFAQLAKDNSNDDKTKENGGEITFDSASTELPEQVKKAAFTLDVNGISDVITATGTQAYSTQYYIIKLTKKTEKSSNLDDYKEKLKTVILTQKQNDSSFVQSVIGKEFQAANIKVKDPVFQNIFAQYVGGADSNSSSSSSAE; this comes from the coding sequence ATGAAGAAAAAACTATTGGCAGGAGCCATTACATTATTATCTGTAGCGACTTTGGCTGCTTGTTCAAAAAGTTCTGAAGGGGCTGACCTCATCAGCATGAAGGGTGATGTCGTCACTGAACACCAATTTTATGAACAAGTCAAAAACAATCCAACTGCGCAACAAGTCTTGCTTAATATGACTATCCAAAAAGTATTTGAAAAACAATATGGTTCAGAAGTGACTGACAAAGAGGTGGCTGATGCCGTTGCTGAGGAACAAAAGAAATACGGCGATAGCTACAACAGCGTACTTCAACGTGCGGGTATGACTCCTGAGACTCGTAAAGCTCAAATTCGCACAAGTAAGTTGGTCGAATTGGCAGTTAAAAAAGCCGCAGAGAGTGAATTGACTGACGAAGCTTACCAAAAAGCTTTTGAGTCTTATACACCAGATGTAACAGCTCAGATCATCCGTATGGATAATGAAGACAAGGCCAAAGAAGTGCTTGAAAAAGCAAAAGCAGAAGGAGCTGACTTTGCCCAGTTGGCAAAAGACAACTCAAATGATGACAAGACAAAAGAAAATGGTGGCGAAATCACTTTTGACTCTGCTTCTACAGAACTTCCAGAACAAGTCAAGAAGGCGGCCTTTACCTTGGATGTGAATGGTATCTCTGATGTTATCACAGCGACTGGAACACAAGCCTACAGTACCCAATACTACATTATTAAGCTAACCAAGAAAACAGAAAAATCATCAAACCTAGATGATTACAAAGAAAAATTAAAAACAGTCATTTTGACGCAGAAACAAAACGATTCATCTTTCGTTCAGAGCGTTATCGGAAAAGAATTCCAAGCTGCCAATATTAAAGTGAAAGATCCTGTTTTCCAAAATATCTTTGCCCAATACGTTGGTGGTGCAGACTCAAACTCAAGCAGTAGCTCATCAGCAGAATAA
- the ppc gene encoding phosphoenolpyruvate carboxylase, whose protein sequence is MSLQKLENYSNKAVVQEEVLILTELLEDITKNMLAPETFDKIMQLKNLSTNEDYQGLNKLVTSLSNEEMIYISRYFSILPLLINISEDVDLAYEINHQNNVDQDYLGKLSTTIKMVAEKENAATILEQLNVVPVLTAHPTQVQRKSMLDLTNHIHTLLRKYRDVKLGLINKEKWHTDLRRYIEIIMQTDMIREKKLKVTNEITNVMEYYQSSFLNAVPRLTAEYKKLAKEQGIELQHPKPITMGMWIGGDRDGNPFVTAETLNKSALTQCEVIMNYYDEKIYNLYREFSLSTSIVNVSDKVREMALKSQDNSIYREKELYRRALFDIQAKMQATKTYLIEDKDVHPRYATADEFYQDLLAIRDSLLENKGEYLISGEFVELMQAVEIFGFYLASIDMRQDSSVHEACVAELLASAGINDHYSDLSEDEKCALLLKELEEDPRILSATHAEKSELLEKELSIFKAARKLKDKLGENVIRQTIISHATSVSDMLELAIMLKEVGLVDAQKARVQIVPLFETIEDLDHSEETMRKYFSLPLAKKWIASKDNYQEIMLGYSDSNKDGGYLSSCWTLYKAQQQLTAIGDEFGVKVTFFHGRGGTVGRGGGPTYEAITSQPLKSIKDRIRLTEQGEVIGNKYGNKDAAYYNLEMLVSAAINRMITKKKSDTNTSNRYEAIMDQVVDRSYDIYRDLVFGNEHFYDYFFESSPIKAISSFNIGSRPAARKTITEIGGLRAIPWVFSWSQSRVMFPGWYGVGSSFKEFIDQDPKNIEFLRDMYQNWPFFQSLLSNVDMVLSKSNMNIAFEYAKLCEDEEVQAIYYTILDEWQLTKDVILAIEGYDELLAENSYLKDSLNYRMPYFNILNYIQLELIKRQRRGELSADEERLIHTTINGIATGLRNSG, encoded by the coding sequence ATGTCACTTCAAAAATTAGAAAACTATAGCAATAAAGCAGTCGTCCAAGAAGAAGTCTTGATTTTGACAGAGTTATTAGAAGACATCACAAAAAATATGCTTGCGCCTGAGACCTTTGATAAAATCATGCAGTTAAAGAACTTGTCTACAAACGAAGACTATCAAGGACTCAATAAATTGGTGACCAGCCTTTCAAACGAAGAAATGATTTATATTTCTCGTTATTTCTCAATCCTTCCACTCTTGATCAATATCTCTGAGGATGTGGATTTGGCTTATGAGATCAATCACCAAAATAATGTGGACCAAGACTATCTAGGAAAATTATCTACAACCATTAAAATGGTAGCTGAAAAAGAAAATGCAGCTACCATTTTGGAGCAACTGAATGTTGTCCCTGTTCTGACTGCCCATCCGACTCAGGTCCAACGTAAGAGTATGTTGGATTTGACTAATCACATCCATACTCTTTTGCGTAAGTACCGTGATGTCAAACTAGGCTTGATTAACAAAGAAAAATGGCACACAGATCTCCGTCGTTATATTGAGATTATCATGCAAACGGACATGATTCGCGAGAAGAAATTGAAAGTAACCAACGAAATCACCAACGTGATGGAGTACTATCAAAGTTCTTTCTTGAATGCTGTTCCACGTTTGACGGCTGAGTATAAGAAACTAGCTAAGGAACAAGGTATCGAGCTCCAACATCCAAAACCGATTACAATGGGGATGTGGATTGGAGGAGACCGTGATGGAAATCCTTTCGTAACAGCGGAAACCCTCAATAAATCAGCCTTGACTCAGTGCGAAGTCATCATGAACTATTACGATGAGAAGATTTATAACCTCTATCGTGAATTCTCACTCTCAACCAGTATTGTGAATGTCAGTGATAAGGTTCGTGAGATGGCGCTCAAGTCACAGGATAACTCGATTTATCGTGAAAAAGAACTCTATCGTCGTGCCCTCTTTGACATCCAAGCTAAGATGCAGGCAACCAAGACCTATCTTATCGAAGATAAGGATGTTCATCCAAGATATGCTACCGCAGATGAATTTTACCAAGACTTGTTGGCTATCCGAGATTCTCTATTAGAGAACAAAGGTGAGTACCTGATTTCAGGAGAATTTGTCGAGTTGATGCAGGCAGTTGAAATCTTTGGCTTCTACCTTGCCTCTATCGACATGCGCCAAGATTCAAGTGTTCATGAAGCTTGTGTGGCTGAATTATTAGCATCAGCTGGTATCAATGACCATTATAGCGACCTTTCTGAAGATGAAAAATGCGCCCTCCTCTTAAAAGAGTTGGAAGAAGATCCTCGTATCCTCTCAGCCACTCATGCTGAAAAGTCAGAACTGCTTGAAAAAGAACTGTCTATCTTTAAAGCTGCTCGCAAGTTGAAGGATAAACTGGGTGAAAATGTCATTCGTCAAACCATCATTTCTCATGCAACTAGCGTGTCTGATATGCTCGAACTAGCAATCATGCTCAAAGAAGTAGGATTGGTGGATGCCCAAAAAGCACGAGTTCAGATTGTTCCTCTGTTTGAAACTATCGAAGATTTGGATCATTCGGAAGAAACTATGAGAAAATACTTCTCTCTTCCTTTGGCTAAAAAATGGATTGCTTCAAAAGACAATTACCAAGAAATCATGCTCGGTTACTCTGATAGTAACAAGGACGGTGGTTACTTGTCCTCATGTTGGACCCTTTACAAGGCGCAGCAACAACTAACTGCTATCGGAGATGAATTTGGTGTTAAGGTCACTTTCTTCCATGGTCGTGGGGGTACTGTTGGTCGAGGTGGTGGCCCAACTTATGAAGCCATTACATCTCAACCTCTCAAGTCTATCAAGGACCGTATCCGTCTGACTGAGCAAGGAGAAGTGATTGGCAACAAATACGGAAACAAAGATGCTGCTTATTACAACCTTGAGATGCTGGTTTCTGCAGCCATTAACCGTATGATTACCAAGAAGAAGAGTGATACCAATACATCAAACCGTTACGAAGCCATTATGGACCAAGTGGTGGATCGTAGCTACGATATCTACCGTGACTTGGTCTTTGGAAATGAACATTTCTATGACTATTTCTTTGAGTCCAGTCCGATTAAGGCTATTTCAAGTTTTAATATCGGTTCTCGTCCAGCCGCTCGTAAGACCATTACAGAAATCGGTGGCCTACGTGCTATCCCTTGGGTCTTCTCATGGTCACAAAGTCGTGTCATGTTCCCTGGATGGTATGGAGTAGGATCCAGCTTTAAAGAGTTTATTGATCAAGATCCGAAAAATATCGAGTTTCTTCGTGATATGTATCAAAACTGGCCTTTCTTCCAATCTTTGCTTTCCAATGTGGACATGGTCTTGTCCAAGTCTAACATGAATATCGCCTTTGAATATGCCAAGCTCTGTGAAGATGAAGAAGTGCAAGCTATCTATTACACTATTTTAGATGAATGGCAATTGACCAAGGATGTTATTTTAGCTATTGAAGGTTATGACGAACTCTTGGCAGAAAACTCTTATCTAAAAGACAGTCTAAACTATCGTATGCCTTACTTTAATATCCTTAACTATATCCAGTTGGAGTTGATTAAACGTCAACGTCGTGGTGAGTTATCAGCAGACGAAGAAAGATTGATTCATACAACCATTAACGGTATTGCAACAGGTTTGCGTAATTCAGGCTGA
- the ftsW gene encoding cell division peptidoglycan polymerase FtsW, whose product MKISKRHLLNYSILIPYLLLSILGLIVVYSTTSATLIQEGKSALQLARNQGMFWVVSLILIALIYKLKLGFLRNERLIFIVMFVEMILLALARLIGTPVNGAYGWISVGPVTIQPAEYLKIIIIWYLAHRFSKQQDEIAVYDFQVLTQNQWLPRAFNDWRFVLLVLIGSLGIFPDLGNATILVLVALIMYTVSGIAYRWFSTILALLAGSSILALSVIRLVGVEKFSKIPLFGYVAKRFSAFFNPFNDLAGAGHQLANSYYAMVNGGWFGLGLGNSIEKRGYLPEAHTDFVFSIVIEEFGFVGASMILALLFFLILRIILVGIRAKDPFNSMVAIGVGGMILVQVFVNIGGISGLIPSTGVTFPFLSQGGNSLLVLSVAIAFVLNIDASEKRAKLYRELAAQASGQL is encoded by the coding sequence ATGAAAATTAGTAAAAGGCACCTATTGAACTATTCCATTTTGATTCCTTACCTCCTTTTATCGATTTTGGGTCTAATTGTTGTTTACTCAACGACGAGTGCTACCCTGATCCAAGAAGGAAAAAGCGCTCTTCAGTTAGCTCGGAACCAAGGAATGTTTTGGGTAGTTAGTTTGATTTTGATTGCCTTAATTTATAAACTGAAACTTGGTTTTTTAAGAAATGAACGCTTGATTTTTATCGTCATGTTTGTAGAGATGATTCTCCTAGCTTTGGCGCGGCTAATTGGGACACCAGTCAATGGTGCCTACGGTTGGATTTCTGTAGGACCTGTAACGATTCAGCCTGCGGAGTACCTTAAGATTATCATCATCTGGTACTTGGCGCATCGTTTTTCAAAACAGCAGGATGAGATAGCTGTTTATGATTTTCAGGTCTTGACTCAAAATCAGTGGTTGCCTCGGGCTTTTAATGACTGGCGTTTCGTTCTACTGGTTCTGATTGGTAGCTTGGGGATTTTCCCAGACTTGGGAAATGCGACTATCTTAGTTTTAGTGGCGCTCATCATGTATACGGTTAGTGGGATCGCCTATCGTTGGTTCTCGACTATTCTAGCTCTCTTAGCAGGAAGTTCGATATTAGCCTTGTCTGTCATTCGTCTCGTCGGGGTTGAAAAGTTTTCTAAAATTCCGCTATTTGGTTACGTTGCTAAACGTTTCAGTGCCTTCTTTAATCCCTTTAACGACCTAGCAGGGGCTGGACACCAGCTTGCAAATTCTTACTATGCCATGGTTAATGGAGGTTGGTTTGGACTAGGATTAGGAAATTCCATTGAGAAACGTGGTTATTTGCCAGAAGCTCACACGGATTTCGTCTTTTCAATTGTCATCGAGGAATTTGGATTTGTAGGAGCAAGTATGATTTTGGCCCTCCTCTTCTTCTTGATTTTGAGAATTATCTTAGTCGGAATTCGAGCTAAGGATCCCTTTAATTCTATGGTTGCTATCGGTGTCGGAGGGATGATCCTTGTGCAGGTCTTTGTCAATATCGGTGGGATTTCCGGTTTGATTCCTTCTACAGGGGTAACCTTCCCCTTCCTTTCACAAGGTGGGAATAGTCTTTTGGTCTTATCTGTAGCCATTGCCTTTGTACTAAATATCGATGCTAGTGAAAAGCGTGCGAAACTATACAGGGAACTTGCAGCCCAAGCTTCTGGTCAACTGTAA
- the dnaG gene encoding DNA primase, which yields MVDKQVIEEIKNNANIVEVIGDVISLQKAGRNYLGLCPFHSEKTPSFNVVEDKQFYHCFGCGRSGDVFKFIEEYQGVSFMEAVQLLGERVGIQLAMPIQSRPQQLSPHQALYDMHEEAARFYHAILMTTKMGEEARAYLYKRGLTDEVLKHFQIGLAPAERNYLYQRLSGKFEEKDLLDSGLFYLSDDNQFYDTFFGRIIFPLTNDKGQVIAFSGRIWQETDNQTAKYKNSRSTAIFNKSYELYHLDKAKKGTGKITELYLMEGFMDVIAAYRAGIENAVASMGTALSKEHVDHLKRFTKKIVLSYDGDKAGQAATAKALEELKDFSVEVVRVPDAMDPDEYLQKNSAEDLAYLLTKTRISPIEFYIYQLKPENSDNLQAQIEFIEKIAPLIAKEKSITAQNSYIHILADNLPSFDYQQVEQIVNESRIVQRQERVKEEQPPVAISLPVTRQLTAVMRAEAHLLYRMAENPVVLNDYRLREDFFFDTPEFQILYELLNVEGEIGSEELSHQTPEVENAWYHVLGLDLPAEMSPQELVEVEATRNRALLSKDNLRIKKKVQEASHVGDTDTALEELQRLISQKRRME from the coding sequence ATGGTTGACAAGCAAGTCATTGAAGAAATCAAAAACAATGCCAACATTGTGGAAGTCATAGGTGACGTGATTTCTTTACAAAAGGCTGGACGGAACTATTTAGGGCTCTGTCCTTTTCATAGTGAGAAGACCCCCTCTTTTAACGTTGTTGAAGACAAGCAGTTTTATCATTGCTTCGGTTGTGGGCGCTCAGGAGATGTCTTTAAGTTCATCGAAGAATACCAAGGTGTGTCCTTTATGGAAGCCGTTCAGCTCTTAGGTGAGCGCGTCGGTATTCAACTAGCCATGCCTATTCAGTCTCGTCCTCAACAGCTTTCTCCTCATCAAGCTCTATATGATATGCATGAAGAAGCTGCACGCTTTTATCATGCAATCCTCATGACGACCAAGATGGGAGAAGAAGCAAGGGCTTATCTCTACAAACGTGGATTGACGGATGAGGTTTTGAAGCACTTTCAGATTGGACTGGCTCCAGCCGAGAGAAACTATCTCTACCAACGTTTATCTGGCAAGTTTGAAGAAAAGGATTTATTGGATTCTGGTTTGTTTTATTTGTCAGATGACAATCAATTTTATGATACTTTTTTTGGACGTATCATCTTTCCTTTGACCAATGACAAGGGGCAGGTCATTGCCTTTTCAGGTCGTATTTGGCAAGAAACAGATAATCAGACTGCCAAGTACAAAAATAGTCGTTCCACTGCAATTTTTAACAAGAGTTACGAATTGTATCATTTGGACAAGGCTAAAAAGGGAACGGGTAAGATCACAGAACTCTATCTGATGGAAGGTTTCATGGATGTTATCGCGGCCTACCGTGCTGGTATAGAAAATGCTGTAGCTTCCATGGGGACAGCTCTGAGCAAGGAACATGTTGATCACCTCAAACGCTTCACCAAAAAGATAGTTCTCAGCTATGATGGTGACAAGGCAGGACAGGCAGCGACAGCCAAAGCTCTGGAAGAATTAAAAGATTTCTCAGTGGAAGTTGTCCGAGTACCTGATGCCATGGACCCAGATGAGTATTTACAAAAGAATTCTGCTGAAGACCTAGCCTACCTCTTAACCAAGACACGTATCAGTCCCATAGAGTTCTATATTTACCAACTCAAACCTGAGAATAGTGATAACTTGCAAGCGCAAATCGAATTCATTGAAAAGATTGCGCCCTTAATCGCCAAAGAAAAGTCGATCACAGCCCAGAATTCTTACATCCACATTCTGGCGGATAACCTACCTTCCTTTGATTACCAGCAAGTAGAACAGATTGTAAATGAAAGTCGGATTGTTCAAAGGCAGGAAAGAGTCAAAGAGGAGCAACCTCCAGTAGCGATTAGTTTACCTGTGACGCGACAACTGACAGCAGTTATGAGAGCAGAGGCTCATCTCCTTTATAGGATGGCTGAAAATCCAGTTGTGTTAAATGACTACAGATTAAGAGAAGATTTTTTCTTTGATACCCCAGAATTTCAGATTCTTTACGAATTATTAAATGTAGAGGGAGAAATCGGATCAGAGGAACTTTCTCATCAGACTCCTGAGGTTGAAAATGCCTGGTACCATGTTCTTGGTTTAGATTTGCCAGCTGAGATGTCTCCTCAGGAGCTAGTAGAAGTAGAAGCGACTCGTAACCGTGCCC
- a CDS encoding ABC transporter permease, giving the protein MIVSIISQGMVWAILGLGIFMTFRILNFPDMTTEGSFPLGGAVAVTLITQGVNPFLATLAAVGAGCLAGMATGLLYTKGKIPTLLSGILVMTSCHSIMLMIMGRANLGLLGTKQIQDVLPFDSDLNQLLTGFIFVALVIGLMLFFLDTKLGQAYIATGDNPDMARSFGIHTGRMELMGLVLSNGIIALAGALIAQQEGYADVSRGIGVIVVGLASLIIGEVLFKSLTLAERLMTIVVGSIAYQFLVWGVIALGFNTSYLRLYSALILAVCLMIPTFKSKYLKGVKFSK; this is encoded by the coding sequence ATGATAGTATCCATTATTTCTCAGGGAATGGTCTGGGCGATTTTAGGTTTGGGAATCTTTATGACTTTTCGAATTTTGAATTTTCCAGATATGACTACTGAGGGCTCTTTTCCTCTAGGAGGAGCAGTCGCTGTAACCTTGATAACACAAGGAGTCAATCCATTTTTAGCGACCTTGGCTGCAGTAGGAGCAGGCTGCCTAGCTGGAATGGCGACAGGTCTCTTATATACCAAAGGGAAAATTCCAACTCTCTTATCAGGGATTTTGGTCATGACTTCTTGTCATTCCATCATGTTGATGATTATGGGACGTGCCAATCTGGGTCTTCTTGGCACCAAGCAAATTCAGGATGTTTTGCCTTTTGATTCGGACCTCAATCAACTCTTGACTGGATTTATCTTTGTTGCCCTTGTTATTGGTCTCATGCTCTTTTTCCTAGATACCAAACTAGGTCAGGCCTACATCGCTACAGGTGATAATCCTGATATGGCTCGTAGTTTTGGAATTCATACTGGTCGTATGGAACTCATGGGTTTGGTTCTTTCAAATGGGATTATCGCGCTTGCAGGAGCCTTAATTGCTCAACAAGAGGGATATGCAGATGTTTCTCGAGGAATTGGAGTGATTGTCGTAGGGCTTGCTAGCTTGATTATTGGTGAAGTTTTGTTCAAGAGTTTGACCTTGGCAGAGCGACTCATGACCATCGTTGTAGGTTCTATCGCTTATCAGTTCCTCGTTTGGGGAGTGATTGCTCTTGGATTTAATACAAGTTATCTGCGTTTGTACAGCGCCTTAATTTTGGCAGTTTGCCTTATGATTCCAACTTTCAAAAGCAAATACCTGAAAGGAGTCAAGTTTAGCAAATGA
- a CDS encoding LPXTG cell wall anchor domain-containing protein, producing MKTNKVTKLGISLLSVAALGVVAPALTNNPVFGVSIVKAEEQQKPLKYRIDYIGESGEKVAPSEFGVLNPGETVNIYKDIEGHEVVSRFEWLPGYNMDYDTLSTYSGFVDGYNYMYLKYKKLDPAPAPTPKPEVKPETKPSETPKPEVKSETKPSETPKPEVKPEPAPKEEKQEPLKYRIDYFDADTGEEISREYGALNPGETINIHKNIDGYEVVSNYSWMPGYNVDYQIMSTYFGGTMDEHYMFLDYKKVNADAKPSETPKPEVKPAPKPSDTPKPEVKPAPKPSETPKPEVKPAPKPSETPKPEVKPETKPSETPKPEVKPETKPSETPKPEVKPSEKPDAEAEEQEPIKYRIRYLDEHSREIASMETGVLNPGESINIHKDIEGYQVVSNFSWMPGYNLTHDIASTFFYGAADGYREGYLRYKKLDADVKPSEETKPDVKPSEQPKQEAKPEPKPSETPKPEVKPSEKPVDKPETNKPTTKPQTGLNNAPTAPINPVGQDSNTKADKPVSKTETTALPNTGEQNSILGFAGFLLASLGLAGLTYKGRH from the coding sequence ATGAAAACGAATAAAGTAACCAAACTTGGTATTTCTTTGCTTTCTGTTGCAGCTCTTGGCGTTGTTGCGCCAGCTTTGACCAATAACCCTGTTTTTGGGGTTTCTATTGTAAAAGCGGAAGAGCAGCAGAAACCGTTAAAATACCGTATTGATTACATCGGAGAATCAGGAGAAAAGGTTGCTCCGTCAGAATTTGGGGTTTTAAACCCTGGCGAAACGGTTAATATCTATAAAGATATTGAAGGTCACGAGGTAGTTTCACGTTTTGAGTGGCTACCTGGCTATAACATGGATTATGATACATTAAGTACATATTCTGGTTTCGTGGATGGATATAACTATATGTATCTTAAATATAAGAAGTTAGATCCAGCACCAGCACCAACTCCGAAACCAGAAGTTAAGCCAGAGACCAAACCTTCAGAAACACCAAAACCAGAAGTAAAATCGGAAACAAAACCATCTGAAACTCCGAAACCAGAAGTAAAACCAGAACCAGCGCCAAAAGAAGAAAAGCAGGAGCCCCTCAAATATCGTATCGATTATTTCGATGCAGATACGGGAGAGGAGATATCTCGAGAATATGGAGCTTTAAACCCTGGTGAAACTATCAATATCCATAAAAATATTGATGGCTATGAGGTAGTTTCGAATTATAGCTGGATGCCTGGATATAATGTGGACTACCAGATAATGAGTACATATTTTGGTGGTACTATGGATGAACATTACATGTTTCTAGATTATAAGAAGGTAAATGCGGATGCCAAACCTTCAGAGACACCAAAACCAGAAGTTAAGCCGGCACCTAAGCCTTCAGATACACCGAAACCAGAAGTAAAACCGGCACCTAAGCCTTCAGAAACACCAAAACCAGAAGTTAAACCGGCACCTAAGCCTTCAGAAACTCCGAAACCAGAAGTGAAACCGGAAACTAAGCCCTCAGAAACTCCAAAACCAGAAGTAAAACCGGAAACTAAGCCTTCAGAAACCCCGAAACCAGAGGTGAAACCGTCAGAAAAGCCTGACGCTGAAGCTGAAGAACAAGAGCCAATCAAATACCGTATTAGGTATTTAGATGAGCATAGCAGGGAAATCGCATCTATGGAGACCGGAGTTCTGAACCCTGGTGAGTCTATAAATATCCACAAGGATATTGAAGGATATCAAGTGGTATCGAACTTTTCATGGATGCCAGGCTATAACTTGACGCATGATATAGCAAGCACATTCTTTTACGGTGCTGCTGATGGGTATAGGGAGGGATACCTAAGATATAAGAAATTAGATGCGGATGTCAAGCCTTCAGAAGAAACTAAGCCTGACGTCAAACCAAGCGAACAGCCTAAGCAAGAAGCAAAACCTGAGCCTAAACCTTCAGAAACTCCAAAACCAGAAGTGAAGCCGTCAGAAAAGCCTGTTGATAAACCAGAAACTAACAAGCCAACTACCAAACCACAAACTGGTTTAAATAACGCTCCAACAGCTCCTATAAATCCTGTTGGGCAAGATTCAAACACTAAAGCTGACAAACCTGTTTCGAAAACCGAAACTACAGCTTTACCAAACACTGGAGAACAAAATTCAATTCTTGGATTTGCAGGCTTCCTTCTTGCAAGTCTTGGTCTAGCAGGCTTGACTTACAAAGGACGTCACTAA
- a CDS encoding ABC transporter ATP-binding protein: protein MTAIVELKNATKVITNGFDEEKIILNDVSLEIFEHDFITILGGNGAGKSTLFNTIAGTLPLTSGSIHIMGEDVTHFSPEKRAKYLSRVFQDPKMGTAPRMTVAENLLIAKFRGEKRGLLPRRLSSHREEFQATIEKVGNGLEKHLDTPIEFLSGGQRQALSLLMATLKRPELLLLDEHTAALDPKTSVALMELTDEFVSKDHLTALMITHHMEDALEYGNRLIVMKEGRIIQDLNKEEKAKMKISDYYQLFE, encoded by the coding sequence ATGACAGCAATTGTAGAATTAAAAAATGCTACCAAAGTCATCACGAATGGCTTTGATGAGGAAAAAATCATTCTAAATGATGTTTCTCTTGAAATTTTCGAACATGATTTCATTACTATACTAGGTGGAAATGGAGCTGGGAAGTCAACGCTTTTTAATACCATTGCAGGTACTTTACCTTTAACAAGTGGAAGTATCCATATCATGGGCGAGGACGTGACGCATTTTTCACCTGAAAAGCGGGCTAAGTACTTGTCTCGTGTCTTTCAGGATCCTAAGATGGGTACGGCTCCACGTATGACCGTTGCAGAAAATCTTCTGATTGCTAAGTTTCGAGGTGAGAAAAGAGGTCTCCTGCCTAGAAGACTATCAAGTCATAGAGAAGAGTTTCAGGCTACTATTGAAAAAGTTGGAAATGGACTTGAAAAACATCTGGACACCCCTATAGAGTTTCTATCAGGTGGTCAACGTCAGGCCTTGAGTCTCTTGATGGCAACCTTAAAGCGACCAGAGTTGCTCTTGTTGGATGAACACACAGCAGCTCTCGACCCAAAGACCAGTGTTGCATTGATGGAGTTAACAGATGAATTTGTCAGCAAAGATCATCTGACAGCCCTCATGATTACCCACCATATGGAAGATGCCCTCGAGTATGGCAATCGTCTCATCGTTATGAAAGAAGGTCGTATCATCCAAGATTTGAACAAAGAAGAAAAAGCAAAAATGAAAATTTCAGACTACTATCAATTATTTGAGTAA